The following coding sequences are from one Cercospora beticola chromosome 4, complete sequence window:
- a CDS encoding uncharacterized protein (antiSMASH:Cluster_3~SMCOG1038:phenylalanine-specific permease) yields MSPQSSDRDSTDVAALALLGKKQVLERRFSFATLLGFAICELITWETVLALFSQAFLNGGPSGNVYGFIIAWSSTASVYTVISELASMAPIAGGQYYWVYMLAPPEYKVVSSYVTGWLTTLAWIATVATETLFGGTIIQGVLILNHPDYAEKRWHGTLLTWAVIAFCMFMNLVLPHWLPKFNFGVMIFHLCGFVAVLVTLWVMTPSLKSNEFVWRTSMNEGGWPTQGLSYCVGFLGNVATFVGADASVHMAEEVANAATAIPKAILGAMLINGLVGFVMLVTILYCLGDTDSVLNTKTGFPFIQIFQNSVQNVGGTVAMTAIVIAVTIACSNGITTTASRMTWSFARDRGLPFSPALSRLTLKTKIPWVAVLAVTGIAALLTLIYIGSETAFNDVVSLTITGFYGSYLVPASFLLYHRINGNIAPHGSDQEDLSSSSARDLVEDGRIVKSPTTSDESTDGSTVVAETRLVWGPWHVPGIWGILNNLYACCYMTFVIFWSVWPPTYKVTASTMNYSVVITGGVLILSAAYFYAYAKKHYKGPLIDEEIAALMRIRSVVPVRT; encoded by the exons ATGTCTCCTCAATCCAGCGACCGCGATTCCACAGACGTCGCAGCTCTTGCGCTCCTCGGCAAGAAACAGGTTCTCGAACGCCGCTTCAGCTTCGCTACTCTTCTCGGTTTTGCTATTTGCGAGCTGATCACCTGGGAGACTGTCCTCGCACTGTTCAGTCAGGCCTTCCTGAACGGTGGACCTTCTGGCAATGTCTACGGCTTCATCATCGCTTGGTCCTCCACAGCTTCCGTGTACACAGTCATATCCGAACTCGCATCCATGGCTCCGATCGCTGGCGGTCAGTACTATTGGGTGTACATGCTGGCTCCTCCGGAGTACAAAGTTGTGTCCAGTTACGTCACGGGCTGGTTGACAACTTTGGCCTGGATTGCGACAGTTGCGACTGAGACGTTGTTTGGCGGCACGATTATTCAAGGAGTGCTCATTCTGAATCATCCGGATTATGCTGAGAAGAGGTGGCACGGGACGCTCTTGACGTGGGCTGTGATAGCGTTTTGCATGTTCATGAACCTCGTGTTGCCACATTGGTTGCCCAAGTTTAACTTCGGCGTCATGATCTTTCACCTCTGCGGCTTCGTGGCGGTACTGGTGACTTTGTGGGTGATGACGCCTTCTCTGAAGTCGAATGAGTTCGTGTGGAGGACTTCGATGAACGAAGGTGGCTGGCCCACTCAAGGATTGTCGTATTGTGTAGGCTTCCTTGGCAATGTCGCAACATTTGTCGGAGCGGATGCTAG TGTACACATGGCAGAGGAAGTCGCAAACGCGGCGACCGCAATACCAAAGGCGATCCTGGGCGCCATGCTCATCAATGGTCTCGTCGGATTCGTAATGCTG GTCACAATTCTGTACTGCCTGGGCGATACAGACTCGGTCCTCAATACGAAAACGGGATTTCCATTCATCCAGATCTTCCAGAACAGTGTCCAAAATGTGGGCGGAACTGTTGCCATGACGGCAATTGTGATTGCGGTGACCATCGCCTGCTCGAATGGTATCACGACAACCGCATCCAGAATGACCTGGTCCTTCGCCCGTGATCGTGGTCTACCTTTCTCTCCCGCACTCTCCCGATTGacgctgaagacgaagatacCGTGGGTGGCGGTGCTGGCCGTGACCGGAATCGCTGCTTTATTGACCCTCATCTACATCGGATCTGAAACAGCTTTCAACGATGTGGTGTCACTTACCATCACCGGATTCTATGGCAGCTACTTGGTTCCGGCATCATTCCTGCTTTACCACCGCATCAACGGCAACATCGCACCTCACGGCAGTGATCAGGaggatctctcttcttcgtcggcgcGCGATCTGGTCGAAGATGGACGTATCGTCAAATCACCAACAACTTCGGATGAAAGCACAGATGGCAGCACTGTTGTCGCCGAGACTCGTCTGGTGTGGGGTCCATGGCATGTTCCTGGAATCTGGGGTATCCTGAACAACTTGTACGCCTGCTGCTACATGACCTTTGTTATCTTCTGGAGTGTTTGGCCTCCGACGTACAAAGTCACGGCATCGACCATGAATTATTCGGTCGTGATTACAGGCGGTGTACTGATCTTGAGCGCAGCGTACTTTTATGCGTATGCGAAGAAGCATTACAAGGGTCCGTTGATCGATGAGGAGATCGCTGCTCTGATGAGGATCAGATCTGTGGTGCCTGTCAGGACGTAG
- a CDS encoding uncharacterized protein (antiSMASH:Cluster_3): MSGIEIAGLVLATIPLAISGLEHYADGVGTIRKLSHIREHFHYLRTDLEVEQVLFMNTLETLLSDTLGAQICNHLLTQLGGSSWYDSDVDRRLREGLQRSYDVFFKSVQRIEEALRDLMEALQLDGNGKGPFSMERRSIAEGLKRLKFGLRMKKYQEQLDTIKGCNGRLLKLAAQSSTLSRQSRHPARVVSHYQDLRNHAVSIFESLSAGLSRSCKEKHRVNLCMKPFAAQSDDEELQLADSPTFKVVFEHCGADRPAGSSVWELEETDIRMLNLASHPRNGMQSLPRLTRTRSGKAATVRQYNSPLHEISDVCTGLGGLKGLQQAACLGYMADIQNNFQLGLFWPGRRMIIGASLSAISLADVLDGPQRSWVSDLDKRILALSLASGMLTLSGTAWLSNGQWGKREITVFRQPSGVLLSRPFVTQQLYGPSRVSQAYFETCSLIRDEATFALGVLLIELCMGHTLDDLRAPEDLTPNGVKHKLSDFLTASRLVDEVYGIAGGHWGDVVRRCVHCEFDQRNVGLANAEFRQAVYERVVAVLEKDVQDAQSW, encoded by the exons ATGTCTGGCATCGAAATCGCTGGATTGGTCCTTGCGACAATTCCACTGGCCATCTCTGGCCTTGAGCACTACGCCGACGGCGTGGGAACGATTCGAAAGCTGAGCCACATTCGCGAGCACTTTCACTATCTTCGGACCGATCTAGAGGTAGAGCAAGTATTGTTTATGAACACCTTGGAGACGTTGCTCTCAGATACCCTCGGAGCACAAATCTGCAATCATCTGTTGACACAGTTGGGAGGCTCGAGCTGGTATGATTCTGATGTGGACCGGCGACTTCGTGAAGGACTGCAACGTTCTTACGATGTGTTTTTCAAATCCGTACAGCGGATTGAGGAAGCCTTGCGGGACCTGATGGAAGCATTGCAGCTTGATGGAAACGGCAAG GGTCCATTCTCCATGGAACGGAGATCCATCGCGGAAGGGCTGAAACGGCTGAAGTTTGGCCTGAGAATGAAGAAGTACCAAGAACAACTAGACACCATCAAAGGCTGCAATGGCCGTCTCCTCAAGCTCGCGGCGCAATCAAGCACTCTCAGTCGCCAGTCCAGGCACCCAGCACGTGTCGTCTCCCACTATCAGGATCTGCGAAATCATGCCGTGAGCATATTTGAGTCATTGAGTGCGGGTCTGTCGAGATCTTGTAAAGAAAAACACAGGGTCAATTTGTGCATGAAGCCTTTTGCCGCACAatctgatgacgaagaactGCAACTGGCCGACTCGCCGACGTTCAAAGTGGTGTTCGAACATTGTGGCGCAGATCGACCAGCAGGGTCATCGGTATGGGAGTTGGAGGAAACTGACATTCGAATGCTCAATCTTGCATCTCATCCAAGGAACGGAATGCAGTCTCTGCCGCGATTGACGCGAACCCGCTCGGGCAAAGCGGCGACGGTGCGACAATACAACAGTCCGCTGCATGAGATCAGCGATGTCTGCACAGGCCTGGGCGGTCTGAAAGGcctgcagcaagcagcatgtCTTGGGTACATGGCTGACATCCAGAACAACTTTCAGCTGGGCTTGTTCTGGCCAGGTCGCCGCATGATTATTGGGGCGTCTCTGTCCGCCATCTCGCTTGCTGATGTCCTGGATGGCCCACAACGATCATGGGTGAGCGACTTGGACAAGCGGATTCTGGCTCTCTCTTTGGCCTCTGGAATGTTGACGCTATCCGGCACAGCTTGGCTCTCAAACGGTCAATGGGGCAAGCGAGAGATCACAGTGTTTCGGCAACCGAGTGGAGTGCTTTTGAGTCGCCCATTCGTGACGCAACAGCTTTATGGACCTTCGCGAGTATCGCAGGCATACTTCGAGACTTGCAGTCTGATTCGAGATGAGGCGACCTTTGCTCTAGGCGTATTGCTTATCGAACTATGCATGGGGCATACTCTGGATGATCTTCGAGCTCCTGAAGACCTCACCCCAAATGGCGTGAAGCACAAGCTTTCGGACTTTTTGACAGCTTCACGGCTGGTCGACGAAGTATATGGGATAGCGGGAGGCCATTGGGGTGATGTCGTCCGCCGTTGTGTCCATTGCGAATTTGATCAGCGAAACGTCGGTCTTGCCAATGCGGAATTTCGGCAGGCAGTGTATGAGAGAGTGGTTGCTGTACTGGAGAAGGATGTGCAAGATGCTCAGTCTTGGTGA
- a CDS encoding uncharacterized protein (antiSMASH:Cluster_3) yields MQPLPHVLLPQLQQQDQSQDQASDGAAGAGSKGGGRIPGEEGTSSFPFAAGRGLRPSQPPVFDETSRESPSRRSSPESPSLLGRRTLSRDNRADTQETALYRPESGSRAESPSQWPRASPQVPSQLVGGSAGADAGILISSPDPIAEYKTQMRSLLARSSFPRSLASVHPPTPRSQHSRHSSSTISSITSQSSYASSYAYIFRRKKPDLRLLRKSSKPPQHLKPRASAVKKPVIIDAAQRIAGPRVVEDTGYVESTTKHITPPPMERPIALTLPELLKAEPPPKPLRKVQTLRFKSLITEGRQPTHTLKTAASRPVLSRADPPHPSPPHPLTTSTDAAPLQTGSRVLSLEHLHEYETIRRTARENRLNEQRSRSRGKRGSSHQSSKNSSRRDLRGMRKHYHDVTPQEQECDLVNESASSHGNSYFQTWIPEITYCKEFVPLRTPISDEDREALDYFVPRSDPPNAQDTPLPSEQLQRSSTMGTTTSVVATRKSNAFFKLFRRSIFKERDDHGHHHKSSSKQGSGKLPSNIASTESPEWMDVPLPPLTPGITLSSPADSKGEYTRSLVPELHSPSYFGRTRFLRDDSSKSLTPSPGHGSPGHTSAAEMKPDRATPSPLFSRPRHHKRSSSEALSPMSRPQKTSMLKHSSILEGEASFSAPSQVRPGFVSTIPHSSESETASHNSVEDQPHRCETLKQRPSIAGLALPNLKSKQSHALTFQEPILRKKPSTWKSLVNGIRKVSSLGILASNRDSSSGEEVQRQTPLMKAKRSFAKLKLRPSLAAINVRNGKLVRISSRDSQPQSGDIDTEDDDKPSFSHQMSSPQQAPPQPRQPRPIRPDDLIVTNFEQTPFSKRYYDSIRAEQQAIRAFIDQTMEEDDEECDEVVLGFEQNVPDHLPKSPLCPLHPKHKSGGKAICPLHGRYKPPKRPPSPMHKMEIVFDTRENDVGGPSGATSAQAKLATGIDGTEAYLKRAAFTSQQTFRSAGNARRLQQTSSMGSDGAESLELMHSESPADVDAWSRPRRQRLHHLQRGSECARGRTLFRGESAVDIRKRRARRHRD; encoded by the coding sequence ATGCAGCCTCTACCCCATGTGCTGCTTCCACAACTacagcagcaagaccaaAGCCAAGACCAAGCAAGCGATGGCGCAGCTGGAGCAGGATCAAAAGGAGGCGGCAGAATACCAGGCGAGGAAGGCACATCATCGTTCCCGTTCGCCGCCGGACGTGGCCTACGTCCCTCGCAACCGCCAGTCTTCGACGAGACGTCACGAGAGTCGCCGTCGCGAAGATCGTCACCGGAGTCGCCATCGCTACTAGGACGACGAACGCTCTCCCGAGACAACAGGGCGGACACACAAGAGACTGCCCTCTACCGACCGGAGTCTGGATCGAGAGCGGAATCGCCGTCACAATGGCCGCGCGCCTCCCCGCAAGTACCATCACAGCTCGTGGGAGGGAGTGCTGGCGCCGATGCCGGCATTCTGATCTCGAGTCCTGATCCCATCGCCGAATACAAAACACAGATGCGATCTCTCTTGGCAAGATCAAGTTTCCCCAGATCGCTAGCCAGCGTACACCCACCCACACCCCGATCGCAGCATTCCCGTCACTCCTCCAGCACTATATCCTCCATCACTTCACAGTCGTCCTATGCAAGCAGTTACGCCTACATCTTCAGAAGAAAGAAACCAGATTTGAGATTGCTACGGAAGAGCAGCAAACCGCCCCAACACCTCAAGCCGAGAGCATCAGCAGTGAAGAAGCCAGTCATCATTGACGCAGCGCAACGAATAGCGGGACCAAGAGTCGTCGAAGACACCGGATACGTGGAGTCTACAACGAAGCATATCACGCCACCGCCAATGGAAAGACCCATCGCCTTGACACTACCCGAGCTACTGAAAGCTGAGCCACCGCCGAAGCCGTTGCGCAAAGTACAGACTCTCCGATTCAAGAGCCTCATCACAGAAGGAAGACAGCCAACACACACTCTCAAGACTGCGGCGTCGCGACCAGTCCTTTCTCGTGCTGATCCGCcgcatccatctcctcctcatcctttgACCACCAGTACAGACGCTGCGCCGTTGCAGACCGGATCAAGAGTATTGAGCCTCGAACACCTGCACGAGTACGAAACAATTCGGCGCACAGCTCGCGAAAATCGACTAAACGAGCAAAGATCTCGATCCAGAGGGAAGCGAGGCTCGAGCCATCAAAGCAGCAAGAATAGCAGCAGGAGGGACTTGAGGGGCATGAGAAAGCACTACCATGATGTTACGCCCCAAGAACAAGAGTGCGATTTAGTGAATGAATCTGCTTCCAGCCACGGCAATTCTTACTTTCAAACTTGGATACCGGAAATAACATACTGCAAAGAATTTGTACCCTTGCGGACACCAATTTCTGATGAAGACCGCGAAGCTTTGGACTACTTCGTACCAAGGTCAGACCCACCCAACGCACAGGACACACCGCTTCCGAGCGAGCAGTTGCAAAGAAGCTCAACTATGGGAACGACGACGTCAGTCGTGGCAACGCGCAAGTCGAATGCATTCTTCAAACTCTTCAGAAGAAGCATCTTCAAAGAAAGAGACGATCATGGGCATCATCACAAGTCGTCGAGCAAACAGGGTTCTGGAAAACTGCCCTCGAATATCGCATCGACAGAGTCTCCTGAGTGGATGGACGTGCCTCTCCCGCCTTTGACACCTGGAATCACGCTGAGCAGTCCTGCTGACAGCAAAGGCGAGTATACGCGTTCGCTTGTGCCAGAGCTGCATTCACCATCGTACTTCGGGCGGACGAGATTCCTTCGTGACGACAGCTCGAAGTCTTTGACACCATCACCCGGCCACGGATCGCCCGGTCATACTTCGGCGGCAGAAATGAAGCCGGATCGCGCAACGCCGTCACCACTTTTCTCTCGACCAAGACACCACAAGCGATCTTCCTCTGAGGCATTGTCGCCAATGTCAAGACCTCAGAAAACTTCAATGCTCAAACATAGCAGCATTCTGGAGGGAGAGGCGTCCTTCAGCGCACCAAGCCAGGTGCGGCCTGGCTTCGTCTCTACCATACCACATTCATCAGAGTCGGAAACCGCTTCCCACAACTCGGTAGAAGACCAGCCCCATCGGTGCGAGACACTAAAGCAGCGACCCTCGATCGCAGGTCTCGCATTGCCCAACTTGAAGTCGAAACAAAGTCACGCCCTCACATTCCAGGAGCCCATCTTGCGAAAGAAGCCTAGCACTTGGAAGAGCTTGGTCAATGGGATTCGCAAAGTGTCTTCGCTTGGCATCCTTGCAAGCAATCGCGACTCATCAtcaggagaagaagttcaGCGCCAGACGCCACTTATGAAAGCAAAGAGATCATTCGCAAAGTTGAAGCTGCGTCCCTCGTTAGCTGCAATCAACGTGCGCAACGGCAAGCTGGTCCGAATATCCTCGCGTGACAGTCAGCCACAGTCGGGAGACATAGAcactgaagacgatgataaGCCATCGTTCTCGCATCAAATGTCTTCTCCTCAGCAGGCTCCACCACAGCCACGCCAGCCTCGACCCATCAGGCCCGACGACTTGATCGTGACGAATTTTGAGCAAACGCCATTCAGCAAGCGGTACTACGACAGTATTCGGGCCGAGCAGCAAGCAATCCGAGCTTTCATCGATCAAAcgatggaagaagacgatgaagaatgcGACGAAGTTGTACTCGGCTTCGAACAGAACGTTCCCGATCATCTACCCAAGAGTCCGCTGTGCCCTCTGCACCCAAAGCACAAGAGTGGAGGTAAAGCGATCTGTCCACTGCATGGAAGGTACAAGCCACCAAAACGACCGCCAAGCCCGATGCACAAAATGGAGATTGTCTTTGATACTCGTGAGAACGATGTTGGGGGCCCATCAGGTGCGACATCAGCTCAAGCCAAGCTGGCTACTGGCATCGATGGCACGGAGGCGTACCTCAAGAGAGCAGCTTTCACGTCGCAGCAGACCTTTCGTTCTGCAGGGAATGCACGACGCTTGCAGCAGACTTCGAGCATGGGGAGCGATGGAGCGGAGTCTCTGGAATTGATGCACAGTGAGAGCCCGGCGGACGTAGATGCTTGGTCACGGCCTAGGAGGCAGCGACTTCATCATTTGCAACGAGGATCAGAATGTGCTCGTGGGAGGACTTTGTTCAGAGGAGAGTCCGCGGTTGATATCCGCAAGAGGCGAGCGAGGCGGCATCGAGACTGA
- a CDS encoding uncharacterized protein (antiSMASH:Cluster_3), whose protein sequence is MQFTKMIASAITLGAAMAITGDLTYYNAGMGACGKVSSEGEYVCAIGHKMYAAAVIGTNPNNNPYCGKQIRATLPETGKTVTVTVVDSCGGCEDNSLDFAGGAWNDITNGAAPTRYHDLEWNWV, encoded by the exons ATGCAGTTCACCAAGATGATCGCTTCTGCCATCACCCTCGGCGCCGCCATGGCCATCACCGGCGACCTGACTTACTACAACGCCGGCATGG GTGCTTGCGGCAAGGTCTCCTCCGAGGGTGAGTACGTCTGTGCCATTGGCCACAAGATGTACGCGGCCGCTGTCATCGGCACCAACCCGAACAACAACCCATACTGCGGCAAGCAGATCCGTGCCACGTTGCCAGAGACCGGCAAGACTGTCACCGTCACCGTCGTCGACAGCTGCGGCGGCTGTGAGGACAATTCCCTCGACTTCGCCGGCGGTGCTTGGAACGACATCACCAACGGTGCTGCCCCGACCCGCTACCACGACCTCGAGTGGAACTGG GTCTAA
- a CDS encoding uncharacterized protein (antiSMASH:Cluster_3) has protein sequence MTTSQYLPHGVIAERIESCVTKFESTIKRHQDKSQQSCVTSLKNEQFRFKAWVSQAATDMPADQNGQAYSLRDTQGLRDQLLSLLQKLADSLDQAYDAAEVDNDQVSAAAGDKDDEDDISLDFEYDPAPNDLGSNQTRHIGDVVDQLYRLNLALRKPAGTDYLKSTEASAAFEYLHFDEEHVRQDFPSAPAFLIKRLAECISRRRQLLRHWQNNEPSHDHRTSDGPDSSVEDDESDFMGLGPSSEVAQTEASAVTISTLWRSAASISSRPRVDSAPVFSLKVPPIPQQQGQDRLRCPICSCNVSVTTEKQWRTHVFHDLQPYACTYELCTSPHRAYSSPREWQQHLISSHPISWRCPFDCDCVFTAVQDLEHHIVEHHKVTNDILTLKTISDACATPQEAASSPRCPLCQCICPSQRHWFKHVQAHQRQLALFSLPQHLLVAASDDESDSTGIEETRRTHPRIHFVDPGDMGIRNTKHILAGEAPELSSNDMGTEDSLTKAMEELQTTLHDDLKAGKVLDAIIPLTLELYSRRKKPRKQDQYEELESRYLKLLAATTTGRSREEQTAVVAKVAGKYGNLNSGDDLRHELGKELRKGTQNQNRTSQAQPSELSSGRIYQSIGEGSAGGRISRPISNDISQPASAKSKVESSMLETPRPNLSHDHEKYITAVSFCDTLGNWFRFPFAVVRDWAAMQRCILQASKGTGEDHEALVRDGKYSLVDSNGFVILPEFWSDNVWPGLVVHMQMWVQPRKSKKSKTASKKRSKNHKRNSSPDNKRVSEDSPTGDKYPEDEYIRAVSYQRDRGEPLRPSLRRAASANEYPPKPLGSIREEPPSNESRVSWADSTVSRERERERERERVHSESESSRSRSRSPPRTRHHSFHGPIPRPSGPTEPVEAFYGPHQNPFRHPPQPYVQDYDSDLDYRYDNLHRSSRRSSDYPVADGGYYNSEYNKRPLSPVPPPPRRSETDSGYGGSVRYPGSAPSSAVPSPHYTQLEDRRGRRRDTGPDRYAVEREVIGRR, from the exons ATGACAACAAGCCAGTATCTACCGCATGGAGTCATCGCAGAGAGAATCGAGAGCTGCGTGACCAAGTTTGAGTCCACGATAAAAAGACATCAGGACAAAAGCCAGCAAAGCTGTGTCACTAGCCTGAAGAACGAGCAGTTTCGCTTCAAAGCATGGGTATCGCAGGCGGCCACGGACATGCCTGCTGACCAGAATGGCCAGGCCTACAGTTTAAGAGACACGCAGGGCCTTCGAGATCAACTTCTGTCCTTGCTACAGAAACTCGCGGACAGTCTGGATCAAGCTTATGATGCAGCCGAAGTTGACAATGACCAAGTATCAGCGGCAGCGGGCGAtaaagatgatgaagatgacatcTCACTCGACTTTGAATATGATCCGGCGCCGAATGACCTCGGATCCAACCAAACACGCCATATTGGCGACGTAGTCGATCAGCTTTACCGTCTGAACTTGGCACTGCGGAAGCCCGCTGGCACCGACTATCTGAAGTCTACCGAAGCTTCCGCTGCGTTTGAATATCTGCATTTTGATGAGGAGCACGTTCGTCAAGACTTTCCGAGCGCTCCAGCGTTCTTGATCAAGCGACTGGCGGAGTGCATTTCTCGCCGCAGGCAGCTCCTCCGGCATTGGCAGAACAATGAACCCAGCCACGATCATCGCACTAGCGACGGCCCAGACTCTTctgtcgaggacgatgagtcTGACTTTATGGGTTTAGGCCCGTCGTCCGAGGTCGCCCAGACCGAGGCATCTGCAGTAACTATTAGCACTCTGTGGCGCTCTGCAGCTAGCATTTCTAGCAGACCACGCGTAGACTCGGCTCCGGTATTTTCGCTGAAGGTGCCACCAAttccacagcagcaaggGCAAGATCGCTTGAGATGTCCTATCTGCTCTTGCAACGTGTCTGTCACGACTGAAAAACAATGGCG AACTCATGTCTTCCACGATCTGCAACCATACGCATGTACCTACGAACTATGTACAAGTCCGCATCGAGCCTACTCGAGCCCTCGCGAATGGCAGCAACACCTGATTTCATCGCATCCGATCAGTTGGCGATGTCCTTTCGACTGTGACTGCGTTTTCACTGCTGTACAAGACCTCGAACACCATATTGTGGAACATCACAAAGTCACGAACGACATCTTGACACTAAAGACAATCTCCGACGCATGTGCAACTCCGCAAGAAGCGGCGTCGAGCCCCAGATGCCCACTTTGCCAGTGCATCTGCCCATCTCAGCGACACTGGTTCAAGCACGTTCAAGCGCATCAGCGGCAGCTTGCATTGTTTTCTTTACCGCAGCATCTGCTTGTGGCTGCATCTGATGACGAGTCTGACAGCACAGGAATCGAGGAGACGAGAAGGACCCATCCCAGGATACACTTCGTCGATCCTGGGGACATGGGCATACGAAACACCAAACACATTCTTGCAGGGGAAGCTCCAGAACTTTCGTCGAATGACATGGGGACCGAGGACTCTTTGACGAAGGCGATGGAAGAGCTTCAGACAACGCTTCACGACGACCTCAAAGCCGGCAAAGTGCTTGATGCAATTATTCCCTTGACGTTGGAGTTATACAGTAGAAGGAAGAAGCCTCGTAAACAGGATCAGTACGAGGAACTCGAGTCACGATATTTGAAACTCCTAGCTGCCACCACGACCGGGCGGTCAAGAGAGGAGCAAACAGCAGTCGTTGCCAAGGTTGCTGGGAAGTATGGCAATTTGAACAGTGGAGACGATTTGCGACACGAATTGGGGAAAGAGCTGCGGAAGGGAACTCAGAATCAAAACCGGACATCACAAGCACAGCCGTCCGAGCTGTCTTCTGGGAGAATCTATCAGTCGATTGGAGAAGGCTCTGCTGGCGGCCGGATTTCTCGCCCTATCTCAAATGACATATCGCAGCCTGCGTCAGCAAAGTCAAAGGTCGAAAGTTCAATGCTGGAGACTCCTCGTCCAAACCTTTCACATGACCATGAGAAGTACATCACGGCAGTGAGCTTCTGCGACACCCTCGGCAACTGGTTTCGATTCCCTTTTGCCGTTGTGCGCGACTGGGCCGCCATGCAACGATGCATTCTACAGGCTTCCAAAGGCACTGGAGAAGACCATGAGGCCTTAGTACGGGACGGCAAGTACTCTCTGGTTGACAGCAATGGTTTTGTGATACTGCCAGAATTCTGGTCGGATAACGTCTGGCCTGGCCTAGTGGTGCATATGCAGATGTGGGTGCAACCGCGCAAGTCCAAGAAATCGAAGACAGCTTCCAAGAAGCGCTCCAAAAATCACAAGCGGAATTCCTCCCCGGATAACAAGAGGGTGAGCGAGGACTCTCCAACAGGAGACAAATATCCAGAAGATGAATACATTCGCGCGGTGAGCTACCAAAGAGACAGAGGAGAACCCCTGCGCCCATCGCTACGCCGAGCCGCGAGTGCCAACGAGTATCCACCGAAACCACTGGGATCGATACGAGAAGAGCCCCCCTCAAACGAATCACGCGTTTCCTGGGCCGACTCTACGGTTTCACGTGAGCGTGAGCGAGAGCGCGAGCGAGAGCGTGTGCACAGCGAATCCGAATCCAGTCGTTCGCGTTCCCGCTCTCCCCCGAGAACTCGACATCACTCGTTTCACGGCCCAATACCCAGACCTTCTGGTCCAACAGAGCCCGTCGAAGCCTTCTACGGGCCCCATCAAAATCCTTTTCGGCATCCCCCACAACCTTATGTGCAAGACTACGATAGCGACCTTGACTACAGGTACGACAATCTGCATCGCAGCAGCCGGAGAAGCTCGGATTACCCAGTCGCGGACGGGGGGTACTACAACTCTGAGTACAATAAGCGGCCACTGAGTCCAGTGCCGCCTCCCCCTCGACGTTCGGAAACGGACAGTGGTTACGGAGGAAGTGTTCGATATCCCGGGAGTGCGCCTTCATCAGCCGTTCCGTCTCCCCACTACACACAGCTCGAAGACCGCAGAGGGAGACGAAGAGATACAGGTCCGGATCGCTACGCAGTCGAGAGGGAGGTGATCGGACGTCGATAA